One segment of Candidatus Manganitrophus noduliformans DNA contains the following:
- the tviB gene encoding Vi polysaccharide biosynthesis UDP-N-acetylglucosamine C-6 dehydrogenase TviB produces MTEKLEDRIKIAIIGLGYVGLPLAVEFGKKFKTVGFDINSKRVEALQKGFDATLEVSEEALRAAKKLVYTTDRQGIKECNFFIVTVPTPIDAHKRPDLTPVVKATESVGAVLKKGDVVVYESTVYPGVTEEICVPILEQKSGLKFNRDFFAGYSPERINPGDKEHTVTKILKVVSGSTPETLEMVDAVYKSIIVAGTHRAESIRVAEAAKVIENTQRDVNIALINELALLFSRLGIDTEAVLRAAGTKWNFLKFSPGLVGGHCIGVDPYYLTHKAQEVGYHPEVILAGRRINDGMGSHVAGQVVKLMTKKGIPVVGSDILILGLTFKENCPDIRNTRVVDIIQELKQYNANVHIYDPWADTNEVEHEYGLKLDEALHEGYYDAIILSVAHQQFKKWTADDLNRYAKERRVIYDVKHLWDRSWVDGRL; encoded by the coding sequence ATGACGGAAAAATTGGAAGACCGGATCAAGATCGCAATTATCGGCTTGGGGTACGTCGGACTCCCGCTGGCGGTTGAATTCGGGAAAAAATTTAAGACGGTCGGTTTTGATATCAATTCGAAACGGGTTGAAGCGCTCCAGAAAGGATTCGATGCCACCCTGGAGGTGTCGGAAGAAGCCCTTCGCGCAGCAAAAAAGCTTGTCTATACGACTGACCGGCAAGGGATCAAAGAGTGCAATTTTTTTATCGTGACCGTTCCTACACCGATTGATGCACATAAGCGTCCCGATCTCACACCCGTGGTCAAAGCGACGGAGAGTGTCGGAGCGGTTTTAAAAAAAGGGGACGTTGTCGTTTATGAATCGACCGTTTATCCCGGGGTGACCGAGGAGATCTGTGTGCCGATTCTGGAGCAGAAGTCGGGTCTGAAATTCAACCGCGACTTCTTTGCAGGTTACTCTCCGGAGCGGATCAATCCGGGAGATAAAGAACATACCGTCACCAAGATTCTTAAGGTCGTCTCCGGCTCGACACCGGAAACCTTGGAGATGGTGGATGCCGTCTATAAGTCAATTATCGTTGCCGGGACCCACCGCGCGGAATCGATCCGCGTGGCCGAGGCGGCGAAAGTCATCGAAAACACGCAGCGCGATGTGAATATCGCACTCATCAATGAGCTGGCTCTTCTCTTCAGTCGTTTGGGGATCGACACGGAGGCGGTGTTGAGGGCCGCCGGAACGAAATGGAATTTTCTCAAGTTCTCTCCGGGACTGGTCGGCGGGCATTGCATCGGCGTCGATCCGTATTATTTGACGCACAAAGCACAAGAGGTCGGCTATCACCCCGAGGTGATCCTCGCCGGACGGCGGATCAATGACGGTATGGGAAGCCATGTCGCGGGGCAGGTCGTGAAGTTGATGACGAAAAAGGGAATTCCGGTGGTCGGGAGCGACATCCTCATCCTCGGGCTGACGTTCAAAGAGAACTGTCCCGACATCCGAAATACCCGCGTTGTCGACATTATTCAAGAGTTAAAGCAGTACAATGCCAATGTGCACATCTATGATCCCTGGGCCGACACGAACGAAGTGGAGCATGAATATGGTCTCAAGCTGGACGAGGCCCTCCATGAGGGCTACTATGATGCCATCATCCTGTCGGTGGCGCATCAGCAATTCAAAAAGTGGACGGCGGACGACCTGAATCGATATGCCAAGGAGCGGCGGGTGATCTACGATGTGAAACA
- a CDS encoding M3 family oligoendopeptidase gives MKASGLPTWNLSDLYQGIDDPKIEADLRDSLQRAERFEQQYRGRILSGELTGKRFFEALEELESIREGVDRVLAYAYLVFAADTQNPKHGALLQRTQERFTELQRHLLFFELEWTAVPEKKAEEWMQAPELSRYRHFLDSIRKWAPHRLSEAEEKILEEKANTGIRAFQRLFDETINQIQFQVDIDGERRSLTEQEALALLYEPQREVRRAAAKGLTEGLERNAPLFTFIFNQIVADHASDDRLRHFPDPMASRNLSNEIEPAAVDALLAACESYYGLVARYYRLKKAQLGLDQLYDYDRYAPMTARTEPIPFDKAKGQVLSAFTDFSPQVAEIAALFFEKNWIDAPVRPGKRGGAFSHGTVPSVHPYVFVNYLGNPRDVMTLAHELGHGVHQWVSRKQNYFNFDTPLTTAETASVFAEMLVFHRLRTEEQDPKQRLALLMEKLEESFATIFRQVVLCRFEQRVHAARRTEGELSPDRINQLWLSENRAMFGDALTLTDDYRWWWMYISHFIHSPFYTYAYAFGHLLVLALYQKYLEEGAGFVPKYLELLSAGGSQSPNQLIREKIGLDITKRDFWQGGLRFLEQMLEEAERLAPTVSAKLS, from the coding sequence TTGAAAGCGTCCGGATTGCCGACTTGGAATTTGAGCGATTTGTATCAAGGGATCGATGATCCCAAAATCGAGGCCGATCTCCGCGATTCGCTTCAACGGGCCGAACGGTTCGAGCAACAATATCGGGGCCGCATTCTTTCGGGCGAGCTGACCGGAAAGCGTTTTTTCGAAGCGCTGGAAGAGTTGGAATCGATCCGGGAGGGGGTCGATCGGGTTCTTGCTTACGCTTACCTTGTTTTCGCCGCCGATACGCAGAATCCAAAACATGGGGCGCTCCTTCAGCGAACGCAGGAGCGTTTTACCGAACTCCAGCGGCATCTTCTCTTTTTTGAATTGGAATGGACCGCGGTTCCGGAGAAAAAGGCCGAGGAATGGATGCAAGCGCCCGAGCTGTCGAGATATCGTCATTTCTTGGATTCGATCCGAAAATGGGCGCCGCATCGGCTTTCGGAGGCCGAAGAAAAAATCTTGGAGGAAAAGGCGAACACCGGCATCCGCGCCTTCCAACGGCTCTTTGATGAAACGATCAATCAGATTCAATTTCAAGTTGATATCGACGGAGAGCGCCGTTCACTCACCGAGCAGGAGGCGCTCGCTTTGCTTTATGAGCCGCAGCGCGAGGTCCGGCGGGCGGCGGCCAAAGGACTGACCGAAGGGTTGGAGCGGAACGCCCCGCTTTTTACATTCATCTTCAATCAAATTGTGGCCGATCATGCCAGCGATGACCGGCTGCGCCATTTTCCGGACCCGATGGCCTCCCGGAATTTATCGAACGAAATCGAGCCTGCCGCGGTCGATGCGCTTCTCGCCGCCTGCGAATCCTACTACGGCTTGGTCGCTCGCTATTATCGATTGAAGAAAGCGCAACTCGGTCTGGATCAACTCTACGACTACGACCGTTATGCTCCGATGACTGCCAGAACGGAGCCGATCCCTTTCGATAAGGCAAAGGGGCAGGTCCTCTCGGCTTTTACCGACTTCTCGCCGCAGGTGGCCGAGATCGCCGCGCTTTTCTTCGAAAAAAACTGGATCGATGCCCCCGTTCGCCCCGGTAAGCGGGGAGGGGCCTTCAGTCACGGCACCGTTCCGAGCGTCCATCCGTATGTCTTCGTCAATTATCTCGGGAACCCCCGTGACGTGATGACCCTGGCGCACGAGCTCGGACATGGGGTGCATCAGTGGGTGTCCCGCAAGCAAAATTACTTCAACTTTGATACGCCGCTCACCACTGCAGAGACCGCCAGCGTCTTTGCCGAGATGCTTGTCTTTCATCGTTTACGAACGGAGGAACAGGATCCGAAGCAGAGATTGGCCCTTCTGATGGAAAAGCTCGAGGAGAGTTTCGCAACGATCTTCCGGCAGGTGGTTCTCTGCCGATTTGAGCAGAGGGTGCATGCGGCGCGGCGGACGGAGGGGGAACTCAGCCCGGATCGAATCAATCAACTTTGGCTTTCAGAGAACCGTGCGATGTTCGGCGACGCGTTGACCCTGACCGATGATTATCGATGGTGGTGGATGTACATCTCCCATTTTATTCACTCCCCTTTTTATACCTACGCCTACGCTTTCGGACATCTCCTTGTCCTCGCTTTGTATCAAAAATACCTGGAAGAGGGCGCCGGTTTCGTCCCGAAATATCTCGAGCTTCTCTCGGCCGGGGGCTCGCAATCGCCTAATCAACTGATCCGGGAAAAAATTGGGCTGGATATTACGAAGCGTGATTTCTGGCAAGGAGGACTCCGTTTCCTGGAGCAAATGCTGGAAGAGGCCGAGCGTCTTGCTCCAACGGTCTCTGCCAAATTAAGCTAG
- a CDS encoding FG-GAP-like repeat-containing protein: MELAFFIPDRLFLRSIFARIPLCLGVFLSVFVAACGGGGGGGGGGTDPPPPVIAEIEVSPTAVTISKTGSLQFSATARDADGTSISSVTFTWSSNNPDIVSIDANGLASGIAEGTAIITASADGVSGTTAVEVTFRLFSSPTTHLVGTTPSVVTAGDFNNDSFVDLVTANVDDNSISLLKGTGNGLFSAAETFSVGVFPQSLASGRFGPDSFDDLAVVNFGDSSISLFLGIHTGIGPTTGIPSSGNGPIAIVTADFDNDDNQDLATANLSTSDISLFLGNGDGTFQSPLPFPSEGSGPIALLAADLDKDGRTDLAVVLGSDDKVAILLNDGAGGFDSPEPPISVGTGPNAMISGDWDSDGNIDLAVVNSASADLTLLFGDGAGNFSAQTLPLAGGEHPEFAATGDFDNDGKPDIAVSDSANNTLSVLLNIGGGLFSDPIQQSTGDGPLAISAEDLNGDAKDDLVVTNAGDNTLSVFFNADPN, encoded by the coding sequence ATGGAACTCGCATTTTTCATACCGGATCGGTTATTTCTCCGATCTATCTTTGCTCGAATTCCCCTCTGTTTAGGGGTATTCTTATCCGTCTTCGTCGCCGCTTGCGGCGGCGGTGGCGGCGGAGGAGGGGGCGGCACGGATCCTCCGCCGCCTGTCATCGCCGAGATTGAAGTCTCCCCGACGGCCGTGACCATCTCAAAAACAGGTTCCCTACAGTTCAGTGCAACCGCACGGGATGCGGACGGAACATCGATCTCCAGTGTGACGTTTACCTGGTCTTCGAACAATCCGGATATTGTCAGCATCGACGCCAACGGCCTCGCCTCCGGCATCGCGGAAGGGACGGCGATCATCACCGCCTCCGCGGATGGGGTCTCCGGAACAACGGCGGTGGAAGTGACTTTCCGTCTCTTCTCTAGCCCGACCACCCATCTTGTGGGAACCACCCCTTCAGTAGTGACTGCCGGCGATTTTAACAATGACAGTTTCGTGGACTTAGTCACCGCAAATGTAGACGACAACTCCATTTCACTCTTGAAAGGGACGGGGAACGGACTATTCTCGGCCGCCGAGACTTTCTCGGTCGGCGTTTTTCCTCAATCGCTTGCTTCAGGACGTTTTGGGCCCGATTCATTTGACGATCTGGCCGTTGTGAATTTCGGAGATTCATCCATCTCTCTTTTCCTGGGGATTCATACCGGAATCGGCCCAACCACGGGAATTCCTTCCTCCGGCAACGGTCCCATCGCAATCGTGACGGCCGACTTCGACAACGACGACAACCAAGACCTCGCCACCGCCAATCTTTCCACAAGCGATATTTCTCTATTCCTCGGAAACGGAGACGGAACTTTCCAATCTCCGCTTCCTTTTCCGAGCGAAGGGAGCGGGCCCATCGCGCTTCTTGCCGCTGACCTGGATAAAGATGGAAGAACCGATCTGGCCGTCGTACTCGGATCAGACGACAAAGTTGCGATTTTGCTCAATGACGGCGCGGGCGGTTTTGACAGCCCGGAGCCGCCGATTTCCGTCGGAACGGGTCCCAATGCAATGATCTCCGGAGATTGGGACAGTGATGGGAATATCGATCTGGCCGTGGTCAACAGTGCCAGCGCCGATCTCACTCTGTTGTTTGGAGACGGCGCCGGAAATTTTTCAGCTCAAACGTTACCGCTCGCCGGGGGCGAACACCCCGAGTTTGCCGCGACGGGAGACTTCGATAATGATGGAAAACCGGACATCGCGGTTTCCGACAGCGCCAATAATACCCTCTCCGTTTTGCTCAATATCGGCGGCGGTCTCTTCTCCGATCCGATTCAACAATCGACCGGTGACGGCCCCCTGGCCATCTCGGCCGAAGATCTGAACGGAGACGCAAAAGACGACCTGGTCGTCACCAATGCCGGCGACAACACCCTCTCCGTCTTTTTTAATGCAGATCCCAACTAA